In the Candidatus Bathyarchaeia archaeon genome, AAGGCATATTCCGCAAAGTTGCCATCGCCGAAATGAAACACGCCGAAAAACTTGCCGAACGCCTAGACTTTCTTGATGGTTTACCGACAACTGAGCCTGAACCCGTTTTTGTAGGCGGCAGCCTTCTAGAGATGCTTACTCAAGACCAGCAGGATGAGGAAGAAGCCATAAACCTCTACAAACAAGCCATACAGGAAGCCGCAAAAGAAGGCGACTACACCACAAGACGCCTGCTGGAGGAAATTCTTGCCGAAGAGGAAGACCACGTAAACACGTTTGGGAAGCTCTTGGTAGGCATGACCGAGCCCTTCACCCAGCCTGGACTCACTCAGTAGGCTAAACCCGCGCAAGGAGAAGACAGCTATGGAAAGCGAATTTGAAAAACAACTCAGCAACCTCCAGCTGGACAACGCAACAAAAACTAAAGTCCTGCAGCTTATTACGACTGCGGGTACTGAGTTCCCCTGCCTTTCTTGTCCCTCCAAGGACGAGTGCGGCAGCTTTAAATGGTTCACAAAATGGTTCGGCGCAGTGCGGCCCCCGCAGTGAAGCTGGCTTAGCGTGTGCTGTTCCACCAAATCAGCGTGTCGTAGTGGTCTCTGCCAAACACCTGCGTCCAAGGTGAGCCGACTAAAATGTCAAAGTCGTCTCCATAGGTCTGCACTAAGCCGTTGACATCCTCCCATATCCGCTGGCTGTCTTCGTCGGCGCTCCAGACGCCCCAGATGGTGTCCTGCGGGGTTCGAAAGCCCCACCCATAATTGTCTGGAACCACATACGCGACCCGTTCAGTGTTTGAGGACGTATTATGAGGGTTAGCCACCACGTAATCCCTAAAGTCCCTGATGACATCCAAGTGTTCTTCCGTCAGCAGTCCATATGGTCCTGTCTGGGGAAAGTTATAGACAAGCACGTATCTGGCGCCTGCATCGTAGGCTGTCACCATATCTTGGTAAAGTTCAGATGGGGACTCAATGTAGGGCGGGTTCTCATAGGTCCAAGTTATCATGGTGCCCCACGTTTTGTTATGCATCTCAGCTGCTCCGCGGCACTGCGCAATGTTAACCGCCCGCGAGTTGTTCCAGCCAAACTGGCACAGCACAACATCGTAGCCTGCCTCATAATCATACCAGTATAATGCGTAATCTGAGGTGAATAGTTTGTCGGTTTTTATGAAGTCCCGCATCTGCAGGTACAGGTAGTAAACGTAGGTGTTGGCGGCGTCGCGGTAATCGTAGGGCATGGTGGTGTTGTCAAACTGTCTAAAGTTGCCCCGGTCCAGCTGGTTGCCGCCTGGTTCATCCCACAGATAGTAGCCCACAAACTTCTCTCCGTATCGGGCTTTAGCTTCAGGCATCCACGTTATCGGGTTGTAGGTGAAGTTTTTGGTGAACGGCGAGGGGTAAACCGTGAAAACCAAAAAACTCAAACCCTGCTGGTAAGCGTAATCGGCAACTACTTCAAGACGGGTCAGGTTCTCGGTAACCGCCAAGTTCGTGAAAGCAATCAAATTGGTATAATCTTTCACTTTGTCGATGAGCAGTTTGGTTTCGGCGACGCTTCCATCCGCGGTGACGCCTAAAAAGAAGTCCTCAGGCAAACGCTCCGACGTTGCCTTGCCAAATAACCCAAAAGAAGCAACCGTGGCTAAGGAGGCAGAAAGCAAAATAACTAAGCAGCCTAAAACAAAGGCAGTGTTATTCAACTTTGGTTGTTTACCTAGCGACATCACTTATAATGCGGTAACCCGCCATAAAAAGTAACCGAAAAACAACAAAAATTGTTTAATAAAAAGAAAAGAAAGAAAAATTTGGTTTATCTAAGTTTCATTAGGACCATTTCTGCGGCGAGAACCATGGGTTCCCAGGTTTCGTTCAGCGGTGGCGCGTAGGCTGTGTCTGCTTTGGCAAGTTCACGCACGGTCATGCCTTTCTGGATGGCAAAGCTTAATGCGTTTATGCGTTGGGTGACTTCTTCTCCGCCGACCACTTGCCCGCCGATGATGCGTTGGCTTTCTTTTTCGACAACAAGTTTGACTTTGATGGGTTTGGCGCCTGGGAAGTAGTCTGCCTTGGTTTTGCTGCTGATGGCTCCGGTGACGACTTCGATGCTGTTGCGTGCTGCGGAGGTTTCGGTTAAGCCTGTGTTGCCTGCTTCAATCTCAAACAGGCGAGTGACGGCTGAGGCTAAGAGACCTGTGAACTGTGAGTAGCCGCCTGCAGCGTTTGTGCCTGCAACTTTGCCGTGGCGAACCGCGATTGTTCCCAATTGGGCACACATGGGGCGGTGCGTGATGATGTTGGGGGCTTCAGCGCAGTCACCTATGGCGTAGACGTCTTTTGCGCTTGTTTCCATTCGACTGTTGGTTTTGATTGCGCGTGTTTCGCCCATAACTATGCCGGCGTCGGCTGCAAGTTTTGTGTTTGCGCGGACACCAAAGGCGCTTATGAATAGGTCAGCTTCAATTTTTTCTCCGCCCGCCATAATTGCCGTGACTTTGTCCTCGCCAAGGAATTCTTCGACGCCTTTGCTGGTTAGGATGCGCATGCCCTTCTCTTCAAGATGTTCCTGTACAAGCTTTGCCATGTCTGCATCAAGCAGTTGGGGCAAAATCTGTGGTAACATTTCAACCAAGGTCACTTTGAGACCCTGTTCAATCAAGCCCACACCGACTTCTAAGCCGATTAAACCTGCGCCCATGATGACGGCGGCTTTTGCACCTGCCTTAACGGCGGCTTGAATTGCTTCTCCATCTTCAATGGTGCGAAGGCTTAGAATGCCTTGTTTTTCGCGTCCTTTGATGGGTGGCAGGAATGGGTCTGCACCTGTGGCTAAAACTAAGCTATCGTAGGTTAGGGTTTCGGTTGAGCCTTCTTTGGTGGTGTAGGTGACAGTTTTCTCTTTGGTGTTTATAGCGGTGACTTTGGTTTCGCATTTGAGTGTGAGCTTTAGCATCTGGAAGTATGCGGGTGGATAAACAGTTAAGTCAGCGAATTTGGCAATTTGTCCCCCGATAACAAAAGGCAAGCCACATCGGCTGTAGCCCGCGTTTTTCTCTTGGTTTATGAGAACGATTTCGGCTGTGCGGTCTTTTTTGCGTGCGGCAGAAGCTGCTTCTACACCTGAAGCATTTGCACCTATGACTATGATGCGTTTAACCATCTAGAAGCCTTCATTTAACTCTGGTTCTTGTGCCACTCAACCGCGGCGTTAAAGTCCATCAGGTTGGCAAGCTCTGCCTGCAAATTCGCGGGCTTCACTACAACCAGCCAGCCTTTTTCGTAGGGGTCTTCGTTGAGCAATTCAGGTTTAGACTGGACTTCCTCGTTAACTTCCTCGATGGTTCCAGTGATTGCTGCAACAAGGTCGGAGACGGCTTTCACGGACTCTACAGTGCCGTAGGGTTCGCCTTGTTTGACGTCGCCACCGGCGCCGGGGAGTTCGGCATAGACGATTTCTCGCAAAGATTTCTGTGCGTAGTCGGTTATGCCCATGCGGACTTTGTCGCCTTCAATTTTGATCCATTCAAAATCTTTTGAGTAGTAGAGGCCTTCTGGCACTTCGTATGCTCCAACTTTAACCATGTATTGCACCTTCTAACTAGTAGATACTCTGGAATGCTTCGACGCTTAAAAGTCTTCACAAGTAAGAAAACGAAAAGAAATCTGGCGTTTAACGTTCTCGTTTGCCTGCTATCCAGTCCTCGGTCATCTGCCGCGCCACGGAGTCAGGCACCTGAATCGGCGGATGCTTAAACGCGTAAGCCGGCATGCTCAGCAGGGCACCGCTGATTTTGCGATCCAACGCAATTTTTGCCGCCCGAATCAAATCAATGACGACGCCAGCGCTGTTTGGAGAATCCTCCACTTCCAGCTTCACGCTGATGTTTATGGGGCGGTCGCCAAACTTTCTGCCCTTAAGGCTAATGTAGCAGATTTTCTTGTTACGCAGAAACGGCACATAATCCGAAGGGCCAATCCTTGTCGGCAACGCATAGGGCACAAGGCTGGTGACGGCTTCGGTTTTACTGATGCGCTTGCTTTTGAGGCGGCCTTCGACAGTCATGTTTTGGAAGTCTGTGTCTCCGCCTAAGTTGAGTTGGTAGGTTTCGTCCACGATGACTCCGCGGTCAAGGCAAAGCCGCACAAGGTTACGGTGCAGGATAGTGGCGCCGACTTGGCTTTTAATATCATCGCCCAACACGGGTAAGCCTGCCTGCTCAAACTTCTTTGGCCACTCCCCCGTTTTGTCTGAGCCAATGAATTCAGGCATGCAGTTCACAAACGCGCATCCCGCGTCTATGGCGCATTGTGCGTAGAAACG is a window encoding:
- a CDS encoding bacterioferritin encodes the protein MTSQNLLDFLNKAIARELQVSIQYMWQHVQVTSLDGAVMEGIFRKVAIAEMKHAEKLAERLDFLDGLPTTEPEPVFVGGSLLEMLTQDQQDEEEAINLYKQAIQEAAKEGDYTTRRLLEEILAEEEDHVNTFGKLLVGMTEPFTQPGLTQ
- a CDS encoding inositol-3-phosphate synthase — encoded protein: MPEIRVALIGVGNSACALTQGTQYYKDAKESETVPGLMHVNYGGYHISDLKFVAAFEVNKDKIGKDLSEAIWMKPNVCEKFSDVPHLGVTVSPGIILDGVAPHMRETFNVYDDSQTTKESIVQTLKDTKTQVLVNYLPVGSHDAVRFYAQCAIDAGCAFVNCMPEFIGSDKTGEWPKKFEQAGLPVLGDDIKSQVGATILHRNLVRLCLDRGVIVDETYQLNLGGDTDFQNMTVEGRLKSKRISKTEAVTSLVPYALPTRIGPSDYVPFLRNKKICYISLKGRKFGDRPINISVKLEVEDSPNSAGVVIDLIRAAKIALDRKISGALLSMPAYAFKHPPIQVPDSVARQMTEDWIAGKRER
- the gcvH gene encoding glycine cleavage system protein GcvH, producing the protein MVKVGAYEVPEGLYYSKDFEWIKIEGDKVRMGITDYAQKSLREIVYAELPGAGGDVKQGEPYGTVESVKAVSDLVAAITGTIEEVNEEVQSKPELLNEDPYEKGWLVVVKPANLQAELANLMDFNAAVEWHKNQS
- a CDS encoding FAD-dependent oxidoreductase; the encoded protein is MVKRIIVIGANASGVEAASAARKKDRTAEIVLINQEKNAGYSRCGLPFVIGGQIAKFADLTVYPPAYFQMLKLTLKCETKVTAINTKEKTVTYTTKEGSTETLTYDSLVLATGADPFLPPIKGREKQGILSLRTIEDGEAIQAAVKAGAKAAVIMGAGLIGLEVGVGLIEQGLKVTLVEMLPQILPQLLDADMAKLVQEHLEEKGMRILTSKGVEEFLGEDKVTAIMAGGEKIEADLFISAFGVRANTKLAADAGIVMGETRAIKTNSRMETSAKDVYAIGDCAEAPNIITHRPMCAQLGTIAVRHGKVAGTNAAGGYSQFTGLLASAVTRLFEIEAGNTGLTETSAARNSIEVVTGAISSKTKADYFPGAKPIKVKLVVEKESQRIIGGQVVGGEEVTQRINALSFAIQKGMTVRELAKADTAYAPPLNETWEPMVLAAEMVLMKLR